In the Leptospira limi genome, one interval contains:
- the gcvT gene encoding glycine cleavage system aminomethyltransferase GcvT, which produces MELKQTPLHSIHKEMGAKMVPFGGWDMPVQYTGIIQEHLTTRSNAGLFDVSHMGEIFVTGDAKDVLEFLESVTCNLISSMRDGQVQYNAVVNENGGLVDDITVYKFNDSKYMICSNASNYEAVTKHLLKYVKGNVTVVDDSKNWHQIALQGPKADEIFANYLGKDLSSILYYHFTEMNWKGETIIVSRTGYTGEDGFEIYTSNQLGVTLWKELLESGKNLGLVPVGLGARDTLRLEAKYPLYGHELNAEWTPVESGINFIVKEKSKPYLGYERIIADKKNGPKAKVVGIRLMEPGVLRENFPIFSGDGKEIGKSTSGTHSPSRKESLGLAYLQTEFTKNQTEVFVEIRGQKKLAKVETGAFIQGSVRNNR; this is translated from the coding sequence GTGGAACTAAAACAAACACCCTTACATTCAATTCACAAAGAAATGGGAGCCAAGATGGTTCCTTTTGGCGGATGGGACATGCCTGTTCAGTATACAGGAATCATCCAAGAACATCTAACAACTAGATCGAACGCAGGTCTCTTTGATGTGTCCCATATGGGTGAAATTTTTGTCACCGGAGATGCCAAAGATGTTTTGGAATTTTTAGAATCGGTCACCTGTAATCTCATTTCTTCCATGAGAGATGGCCAAGTGCAATACAATGCAGTTGTGAATGAGAATGGTGGGCTTGTTGATGATATCACTGTTTATAAATTCAATGATTCAAAATATATGATTTGTTCCAATGCATCCAATTATGAAGCCGTTACCAAACATTTACTTAAATATGTAAAAGGGAACGTAACTGTAGTTGATGATAGTAAAAATTGGCACCAAATTGCATTACAAGGCCCAAAAGCAGATGAAATTTTTGCAAACTACTTAGGAAAAGATTTATCTTCCATCCTTTATTATCATTTTACAGAAATGAATTGGAAAGGAGAGACAATCATCGTGTCTCGCACCGGTTATACGGGAGAAGATGGATTTGAAATCTATACATCTAACCAATTGGGTGTCACTCTTTGGAAAGAATTATTAGAATCAGGAAAAAACTTGGGACTTGTTCCCGTTGGTCTTGGTGCACGTGATACACTCCGTTTAGAAGCAAAGTATCCATTGTATGGACATGAATTGAACGCAGAATGGACTCCAGTAGAATCTGGAATCAATTTCATCGTAAAAGAAAAATCAAAACCTTACCTAGGGTATGAACGTATCATCGCAGATAAAAAAAATGGTCCAAAAGCAAAAGTTGTGGGGATCCGATTGATGGAACCAGGCGTTTTACGCGAAAATTTTCCCATTTTTTCCGGAGACGGGAAAGAAATTGGCAAATCAACCTCAGGAACCCACTCCCCAAGCCGGAAGGAATCCCTAGGACTTGCCTATCTTCAGACCGAATTCACAAAAAACCAAACGGAAGTATTTGTGGAGATTCGTGGGCAGAAGAAATTGGCTAAAGTAGAGACTGGTGCCTTCATCCAAGGCAGTGTCCGAAACAATCGCTAA
- the gcvH gene encoding glycine cleavage system protein GcvH gives MADTQAKDGYYYTEKHEWVKVEGDVALVGITDFAQNALGDIVFIDLPKPGKQIKAKDSLGTIESVKAAEDLYSPISGEVVETNASLGSNPQSVNAEPFDTWMVKLKNIQTSELGGLLSAAQYKEYVSKLD, from the coding sequence ATGGCAGACACACAAGCAAAAGACGGTTATTATTATACTGAAAAACATGAATGGGTAAAAGTAGAGGGAGATGTGGCTCTTGTTGGAATCACTGACTTCGCACAAAACGCATTAGGTGACATTGTTTTCATCGACCTTCCAAAACCTGGAAAACAAATCAAAGCAAAAGATAGTTTAGGAACGATTGAGTCTGTAAAAGCAGCAGAAGATTTATATTCCCCTATCTCGGGAGAGGTAGTGGAAACCAATGCGTCTCTTGGTTCCAATCCACAATCTGTGAATGCTGAACCTTTTGATACTTGGATGGTAAAATTAAAAAACATCCAAACATCAGAGCTAGGAGGCCTACTCTCCGCTGCTCAATACAAAGAATACGTTTCCAAACTGGATTAA
- the gcvP gene encoding aminomethyl-transferring glycine dehydrogenase, translated as MSSVKPSSPIHSPYEETLEPSDTFLRRHVGVTEETVSEMLSTIGYKELDDLISDAVPENIRLRKELDLPKPIGEYALQKDLKKIVSKNKIYRSYLGLGYYSCITPPVIQRNILENPGWYTAYTPYQAEIAQGRMEALINFQTMITDLTGMEIANASLLDEGTAAAEAMNMLYSLKEDSQGKSFFVSQSVHPQTLDVIRTRAIPLGINIVVGSFKKMVPSNDFFGAIVQYPSTDGTIYDFSEFIESLHKVGAKTVVAADLLALTILKSPGEMNADVVVGTTQRFGLPLGFGGPHAGYFATKEEYKRNMPGRLIGVSKDSQGKPGYRLSLQTREQHIRRDKATSNICTAQVLLAVLSSMYAVYHGPKGLKQIASRVHRMTTILATGLEKLGYKIISQPYFDTIRVELSKISSAEIIHYAEEREINIRQVSGHVISISLDETTNIKDIKDLLEVFNENKALHFPLEDLTSKEEWKIPELLERKSSYLTHPVFNSFHTETEMLRYIRRLDAKDLSLTTSMIALGSCTMKLNASTEMYPVTWPELSNIHPFVPENQTEGYRTLFSQLEKWLCEITGFAEVSLQPNAGSQGEYAGLLAIRNFHQSRNDMHRDICLIPISAHGTNPASAVMAGFKVVPVNCDLNGNIDVEDLKKKAIEYKDKLGALMVTYPSTHGVFEASIKEICQTIHDNGGQVYMDGANMNAQVGLTRPGDIGADVCHLNLHKTFCIPHGGGGPGVGPIGVAEHLAPFLPGHSLVENGSNNSQWAVSAAPWGSASIIVISWAYIAMLGFEGLRYATKIAILNANYIAKKLESAFPVLYRGNKGLVAHECILDMRGFKKTSGIEVEDIAKRLIDYGFHSPTMSFPVPGTLMVEPTESESKEELDRFIDSMLSIAQEIKDIESGVLSKEDNPLKNSPHTADMVISDAWNHTYPRERAAYPLPWLRSRKFWPSVGRVDNVYGDRNLVCSCIPMENYVVS; from the coding sequence GTGAGTTCCGTAAAACCTTCATCGCCCATCCATTCCCCTTACGAAGAAACATTAGAACCAAGTGACACATTCTTACGGCGTCATGTTGGTGTGACAGAAGAAACTGTTTCTGAAATGCTTTCAACCATTGGTTATAAGGAATTGGATGATCTGATTAGTGATGCCGTACCCGAAAACATTCGGTTACGCAAGGAACTCGATTTACCAAAACCAATTGGTGAATATGCCCTCCAGAAAGATTTAAAGAAGATTGTTTCGAAAAACAAAATCTACAGATCCTATTTGGGACTTGGATACTATTCTTGTATCACTCCACCTGTGATCCAAAGAAACATTTTAGAAAATCCAGGTTGGTATACAGCGTACACTCCGTACCAAGCAGAGATTGCGCAAGGAAGGATGGAAGCACTCATCAACTTCCAAACGATGATCACAGATTTAACAGGTATGGAAATTGCCAATGCATCCCTCCTTGATGAAGGAACAGCTGCTGCAGAAGCAATGAATATGTTGTATTCTTTAAAAGAAGACAGCCAAGGAAAATCTTTCTTCGTTTCGCAATCCGTTCACCCACAAACCTTAGATGTGATCCGCACTCGTGCCATTCCACTTGGAATCAACATTGTTGTTGGTTCGTTTAAAAAGATGGTTCCTTCCAATGATTTTTTTGGAGCGATTGTCCAATACCCATCTACTGATGGAACCATTTATGATTTTAGTGAATTCATTGAAAGCCTACACAAAGTAGGTGCCAAAACGGTTGTGGCGGCTGATCTACTTGCACTCACCATCTTAAAATCACCAGGCGAAATGAATGCAGACGTTGTTGTGGGAACCACACAACGTTTTGGATTGCCACTTGGTTTTGGTGGTCCTCATGCTGGTTACTTTGCTACGAAAGAAGAATACAAACGAAATATGCCAGGCCGCCTCATCGGTGTTTCCAAAGATTCACAAGGGAAACCAGGATACCGTCTCAGTTTACAAACACGGGAACAACACATTCGCCGAGACAAAGCAACATCTAACATTTGTACAGCACAAGTATTACTGGCAGTGCTCTCATCCATGTATGCAGTATACCATGGTCCAAAAGGTTTAAAACAAATTGCCTCTCGTGTTCATAGAATGACAACCATTCTCGCAACTGGACTTGAAAAGTTAGGATACAAAATCATCTCACAACCTTACTTTGATACCATTCGAGTAGAACTTTCTAAAATCTCATCAGCAGAAATTATCCACTATGCAGAAGAAAGAGAAATCAACATTCGACAAGTTTCTGGTCACGTCATAAGCATTTCTTTAGATGAAACAACAAACATTAAGGACATCAAAGATTTACTTGAAGTCTTTAACGAAAACAAAGCCCTTCATTTTCCATTAGAAGACCTAACTTCAAAAGAAGAATGGAAAATTCCAGAACTGCTTGAAAGAAAATCGTCTTACTTAACTCATCCAGTTTTTAATAGTTTCCATACGGAAACAGAGATGTTACGTTACATTCGCAGACTGGACGCAAAAGATTTATCCTTAACCACATCCATGATCGCATTAGGTTCTTGTACGATGAAACTCAATGCATCAACAGAGATGTATCCAGTCACTTGGCCAGAACTTTCGAACATCCATCCCTTTGTTCCCGAAAACCAAACAGAAGGATACCGTACTCTTTTTAGCCAATTGGAAAAATGGTTATGTGAAATCACAGGATTTGCCGAAGTTTCACTCCAACCAAACGCTGGTTCGCAAGGAGAATACGCTGGTTTACTTGCCATTCGTAACTTCCACCAAAGCCGCAATGATATGCACAGAGACATCTGTCTTATCCCAATCTCTGCTCACGGTACAAACCCTGCCTCTGCAGTGATGGCAGGATTCAAAGTGGTTCCTGTCAATTGTGATCTAAATGGAAACATTGATGTAGAAGACTTAAAGAAAAAAGCAATTGAATACAAAGACAAGTTAGGTGCCCTTATGGTTACCTATCCTTCCACACATGGCGTATTCGAAGCTTCCATCAAAGAAATTTGCCAAACCATCCACGACAATGGTGGTCAAGTCTATATGGATGGTGCCAACATGAACGCACAGGTGGGATTAACAAGACCTGGTGATATTGGTGCTGATGTTTGCCATTTGAACTTACACAAAACATTCTGTATCCCACACGGTGGTGGTGGTCCGGGAGTTGGTCCGATTGGTGTTGCTGAACACTTAGCTCCTTTTTTACCAGGGCATAGTCTTGTCGAAAATGGATCGAATAACAGCCAGTGGGCGGTATCTGCAGCACCTTGGGGATCAGCATCTATCATTGTGATCTCTTGGGCGTACATTGCGATGTTGGGTTTTGAAGGCCTACGATATGCTACAAAAATTGCAATCCTCAATGCCAACTACATTGCCAAAAAATTAGAATCTGCCTTCCCAGTATTGTACCGAGGAAACAAAGGACTTGTAGCTCATGAGTGTATTTTGGATATGCGCGGCTTCAAAAAAACAAGTGGAATAGAAGTAGAAGATATCGCAAAACGTTTGATAGACTACGGATTCCACTCTCCAACCATGTCATTCCCTGTTCCAGGAACTCTCATGGTAGAACCAACTGAGTCAGAATCTAAAGAAGAGTTGGATCGATTCATTGATTCCATGTTATCGATTGCACAGGAAATCAAAGACATTGAGTCAGGTGTTCTTTCCAAAGAAGATAACCCACTGAAGAATTCTCCTCACACAGCAGACATGGTCATCAGTGATGCTTGGAATCATACGTATCCAAGGGAACGTGCGGCATATCCGCTTCCATGGCTTCGTTCACGGAAATTTTGGCCAAGTGTAGGACGTGTGGACAATGTGTACGGAGATCGGAACTTAGTTTGTTCCTGTATCCCGATGGAAAACTACGTCGTTTCATAA
- a CDS encoding (2Fe-2S) ferredoxin domain-containing protein translates to MFYEKHIFVCENQRAPGERVSCGNQGSIELLKLLKQKAAKAGIEYKFRVQKSGCLDRCELGPIQVSYPEGKWFNMKSEADVETILEYYLKTDQPDKYNHLTVADNTPT, encoded by the coding sequence ATGTTTTACGAAAAACATATCTTTGTTTGCGAAAACCAAAGGGCACCCGGCGAACGGGTGTCTTGTGGAAACCAGGGTTCTATTGAACTTCTCAAATTATTAAAACAAAAAGCGGCGAAAGCAGGAATAGAATATAAGTTCCGGGTTCAAAAATCGGGATGTCTCGATCGTTGTGAACTTGGACCGATCCAAGTATCGTACCCTGAAGGCAAGTGGTTTAACATGAAATCAGAAGCTGATGTAGAAACCATTTTAGAATATTACTTAAAGACAGACCAACCAGACAAATACAACCACCTCACTGTCGCTGACAATACCCCAACCTAA
- a CDS encoding c-type cytochrome, which yields MGKTYSVKPTPVPKFVSNQDILEGKRLYQSRGCGDCHDVDGSGRTFIDDPAIGTISGANLTAGKGGILNDRTDEELAVAIRHGVGKNGRALIFMPSTDFHGMTNEDVGKLISYLRSSAPVDKEQGEIKPGPLGRFLFVIGEIPVLVSAEQINHETNHLENLKPTVSLEYGKYVAATCTGCHGMKLVGGPIQGAPPEWPPAQNITKAGLSHYTEVSFIESIRTGKRPDGSEIKFPMPWQSLAKLTDTELKALWLYLQSI from the coding sequence ATGGGAAAAACATACTCCGTAAAACCTACTCCTGTTCCTAAATTTGTGTCCAACCAAGACATTCTAGAAGGCAAACGCCTCTACCAATCTCGAGGTTGTGGTGATTGCCATGACGTCGATGGAAGTGGAAGAACTTTTATCGATGACCCCGCAATTGGAACAATTTCAGGTGCAAACCTAACAGCTGGTAAAGGCGGAATTTTAAACGATCGAACAGATGAAGAATTGGCTGTCGCCATTCGCCATGGTGTTGGAAAAAATGGACGTGCACTCATCTTCATGCCATCCACTGATTTTCATGGAATGACAAATGAAGATGTAGGGAAATTAATTTCTTATCTTCGATCTTCCGCTCCAGTGGACAAAGAACAAGGAGAGATCAAACCAGGACCACTTGGCAGATTTTTATTTGTCATCGGAGAAATTCCCGTATTAGTCTCAGCAGAACAAATCAATCATGAAACAAATCATCTTGAAAATTTAAAACCTACTGTATCGTTAGAATATGGTAAGTATGTTGCTGCTACTTGCACTGGATGCCATGGAATGAAGTTAGTCGGTGGTCCTATCCAAGGAGCTCCTCCTGAATGGCCACCAGCACAAAACATTACGAAAGCAGGACTTTCTCATTATACAGAGGTTAGTTTTATTGAATCCATCCGAACAGGAAAACGTCCAGATGGATCAGAGATCAAGTTTCCAATGCCTTGGCAAAGTTTAGCTAAATTAACAGATACAGAGCTAAAAGCACTTTGGCTGTATTTACAAAGCATTTAA
- a CDS encoding C1 family peptidase: MNLKIKSLILGVVLFSFHTTFAEEFDPSSVRSPGCKPGTFSCGYIPSPKEVQDTIPLKRDFNSFEDLPSSIDLSSLMPPVGNQGRQNSCVAWATGYAIKSYLLKNKGQSTEYDPPFAGGKGNFVFSPAFIYNQQNGGEDKGLYYYKTMEFLKSNGVAPWSSMPYTDKDYLSQPTQESKQEALNYKIKSFSRLNYKNPDEIKRVLAGKNVVMVGMIIDDAFYKLKGSTVYDANSGQSYGGHAMTIVGYDDNKKSKSGKKGAFKLQNSWGTNWGDNGFGWVSYSMLAKVGQETYAIIDEPAPQNTPTPVVSVNPAKKPILAPTEIKVSKGDFDNKILLTWKHQESAVAYLIQRKEESDFYDLAYSDKPSFTDLSVSPISTYAYRILAIGAEDVSVASLEVEGFTSSEPTQDGNLTQVVGLSGVVFSNGNTTSVQLAWSEIDGVTNYTIAKSDSTFKWKTIGTSKSPDYVDNSPKSGEVNYYRVNAVINSKSSDWSDSIAVEVANQSLLPNQVSKLSASNGDYANKIQLNWKAAPGAKNYFLFRFDENAEPSGQFEVSGTSYTDSDTTIQNGRSFLYTVISANDLGYAEPSEVAFGKTDPGLTKRAGGVTLPAPKQLITNPVGKDKMVSLKWDSVKDSFEYYIYRKPIQNGKPGKLEFVSSVDSKKTSFSEVFPGKSGDLFLYSVRSKSEFGAESKDSNFVSVFWNEPKSVVKKRAMSLEELPNQFTGKWTSMYWNPKLGPQNLQMEITGNGQDFVAKLKLNDKEIKQFSGSWTPGSKMIKTKGFSLELSNVLDGNSLVQFQSIKEIENGMELSFEKEN; this comes from the coding sequence ATGAATCTGAAAATAAAATCATTAATACTCGGAGTTGTATTGTTCTCATTTCATACAACTTTCGCCGAAGAGTTTGACCCAAGTAGTGTCCGTTCCCCTGGTTGTAAACCTGGAACATTTTCTTGTGGTTACATCCCCAGTCCCAAAGAAGTCCAAGATACAATTCCACTCAAACGAGATTTTAATTCGTTTGAAGACTTACCAAGTTCAATTGACTTATCATCCCTAATGCCTCCTGTAGGAAATCAAGGAAGGCAAAATAGTTGTGTTGCATGGGCTACTGGTTATGCGATCAAATCATATCTTTTAAAAAATAAAGGCCAAAGCACTGAGTATGATCCACCTTTTGCTGGTGGAAAAGGAAACTTTGTGTTTTCACCAGCCTTCATTTACAACCAACAAAATGGGGGAGAAGACAAAGGATTATACTATTACAAAACGATGGAATTCTTAAAATCCAATGGTGTTGCGCCATGGAGTAGTATGCCTTACACAGACAAAGATTATTTGTCACAACCAACGCAAGAATCTAAACAAGAAGCTCTCAATTATAAAATAAAATCTTTTTCTCGATTGAATTACAAAAATCCAGACGAAATCAAGCGCGTATTAGCTGGTAAAAATGTTGTAATGGTTGGTATGATCATCGATGATGCATTTTATAAATTGAAAGGTTCAACGGTTTATGATGCGAATAGTGGCCAAAGTTATGGTGGCCATGCCATGACAATTGTGGGATATGATGATAATAAAAAATCAAAATCGGGCAAAAAAGGTGCATTTAAATTACAAAACTCATGGGGAACAAACTGGGGTGATAATGGATTTGGATGGGTATCTTATTCAATGTTAGCCAAAGTTGGACAAGAAACTTACGCCATCATAGATGAACCAGCACCACAGAATACACCTACACCAGTTGTGAGTGTCAATCCCGCTAAAAAACCTATTTTAGCTCCAACTGAAATCAAAGTTTCGAAAGGTGACTTTGATAATAAAATTCTACTGACTTGGAAACACCAAGAATCTGCAGTCGCTTACCTAATTCAAAGAAAGGAAGAATCTGATTTTTACGACTTAGCATATTCAGACAAACCAAGTTTTACCGATTTATCTGTATCACCAATCTCTACTTATGCGTACCGAATTTTAGCAATTGGAGCTGAAGATGTTTCAGTTGCATCATTAGAAGTAGAGGGATTTACATCGTCGGAACCAACACAAGATGGAAATTTGACGCAAGTTGTAGGTCTTAGTGGAGTTGTTTTTTCGAATGGAAATACAACAAGTGTCCAATTGGCTTGGTCAGAAATTGATGGTGTCACAAACTATACAATTGCTAAATCAGATTCAACATTTAAATGGAAAACCATAGGGACAAGTAAATCACCAGACTATGTAGATAATTCTCCTAAATCAGGTGAAGTGAATTATTACCGTGTCAATGCTGTAATCAATTCCAAATCATCGGATTGGAGTGATTCCATTGCCGTTGAAGTAGCAAACCAGTCTTTATTACCAAACCAAGTAAGTAAGTTGTCTGCATCGAACGGAGATTATGCAAACAAAATCCAGTTAAATTGGAAAGCTGCTCCTGGTGCTAAAAATTATTTTTTATTTCGATTTGATGAGAATGCAGAACCTTCAGGTCAATTTGAAGTATCGGGTACTTCTTATACAGATTCAGATACAACCATTCAAAATGGAAGATCATTTCTATATACAGTTATTTCTGCAAATGACTTAGGTTATGCGGAACCTAGTGAAGTTGCATTTGGAAAAACAGACCCTGGATTAACAAAACGTGCTGGTGGTGTGACACTTCCTGCTCCAAAACAATTGATCACAAATCCAGTTGGAAAAGACAAGATGGTTAGTTTGAAGTGGGATTCGGTAAAGGATAGTTTTGAGTATTATATCTATCGAAAACCAATCCAAAATGGCAAACCCGGCAAATTGGAATTTGTTTCAAGTGTGGATTCTAAAAAGACAAGTTTTTCAGAAGTGTTTCCTGGGAAATCTGGAGATCTCTTCTTATACTCAGTGCGATCCAAATCAGAGTTTGGTGCTGAATCCAAAGATTCTAATTTTGTTTCGGTTTTTTGGAATGAACCAAAATCCGTTGTAAAAAAGAGAGCCATGTCTCTAGAGGAATTGCCAAATCAATTTACGGGAAAATGGACTTCTATGTATTGGAATCCAAAATTAGGCCCACAAAACTTGCAGATGGAAATCACTGGTAACGGACAAGATTTTGTCGCAAAATTAAAGTTAAATGATAAGGAAATCAAACAATTTTCTGGATCTTGGACGCCTGGCAGTAAAATGATCAAAACAAAAGGATTTAGTTTAGAACTTTCCAATGTATTGGATGGTAATTCGTTAGTTCAGTTCCAATCCATTAAGGAGATTGAAAATGGAATGGAACTGAGTTTTGAAAAAGAAAATTAA